One Balneola sp. DNA window includes the following coding sequences:
- a CDS encoding bifunctional chorismate mutase/prephenate dehydrogenase — translation MSHRHKDLESPRKRIDEIDEQILDLLSERGDIVRDVIKRKVENQLPVFVPAREEEKSKAFKDLAKTKGIDPDWAEDFLRMIMTASRATQSQETFPIATESPKHILFVGGEGGMGKLYKRIADQSGHETYSIDKKNWHELEEISPKLDMVIVTVPINVTESVIERLSGRLKKETILADFTSNKSNPIDAMLAAHNGPVVGLHPMHGPDVQNLSKQLMVFCNARDGENAKWFMEQCELWGMRVIEADPQKHDHVMHLVQGLRHFVALLHGSFMEEFDLKPTDMLDYSSPIYRAELMMTGRIFAQDAELYADIVFANKERRDLLLKFFEHHKKLVKMVEQNDREGFIKEFEGVTDFFGKFATQALTESGYLINRLADRFA, via the coding sequence ATGTCTCATCGGCATAAAGATTTAGAGTCGCCCCGTAAGCGTATAGATGAAATTGACGAGCAAATTCTGGACTTGCTTTCAGAGCGGGGGGATATTGTTCGGGATGTAATTAAGCGAAAAGTTGAGAATCAGCTACCGGTTTTTGTGCCGGCGCGCGAAGAAGAGAAGTCAAAAGCATTTAAAGATCTTGCGAAAACTAAAGGTATTGATCCTGACTGGGCGGAAGATTTTTTAAGAATGATTATGACTGCTTCCAGAGCAACTCAATCACAAGAGACTTTTCCTATAGCTACTGAATCTCCTAAACATATTCTATTTGTTGGAGGTGAAGGAGGGATGGGCAAGCTGTACAAACGGATAGCAGATCAATCCGGACATGAAACCTACTCCATCGACAAGAAAAACTGGCACGAGCTTGAGGAAATATCTCCCAAGTTGGATATGGTAATTGTAACGGTTCCTATCAATGTTACAGAAAGCGTGATCGAAAGACTGAGCGGGCGCCTTAAGAAAGAGACCATTCTTGCGGATTTCACCAGCAACAAATCTAACCCAATTGATGCAATGTTAGCGGCGCATAACGGCCCGGTAGTTGGGCTTCACCCTATGCATGGTCCGGATGTTCAAAACCTTTCCAAACAGCTGATGGTATTTTGTAATGCCCGGGATGGAGAAAACGCAAAATGGTTTATGGAGCAATGTGAATTATGGGGCATGCGTGTAATTGAAGCAGATCCCCAAAAACATGACCATGTGATGCACCTGGTTCAGGGCTTACGTCACTTTGTGGCTCTTTTGCATGGTTCTTTTATGGAAGAGTTTGACTTGAAACCCACGGATATGCTGGATTACTCCTCCCCAATTTACCGCGCTGAATTAATGATGACCGGCCGAATCTTCGCTCAGGATGCAGAACTTTATGCTGATATTGTATTTGCCAATAAAGAGCGCCGGGATCTGTTGTTAAAGTTCTTTGAGCACCACAAAAAGCTGGTAAAAATGGTGGAACAAAATGACCGCGAAGGGTTTATTAAAGAGTTTGAAGGAGTTACAGACTTCTTTGGAAAATTTGCAACTCAGGCGCTCACTGAAAGTGGTTATCTAATTAATCGGCTGGCAGACCGTTTTGCCTAG
- a CDS encoding excinuclease ABC subunit B (The UvrABC repair system catalyzes the recognition and processing of DNA lesions. The beta-hairpin of the Uvr-B subunit is inserted between the strands, where it probes for the presence of a lesion), translated as MSQFKLHSPYEPAGDQPSAIAELTEGLNAGDKFQTLLGITGSGKTRTVANVIENVEKPTLVMSHNKTLAAQLYRELSDFFPENRVEFFISYYDYYQPEAYLSTQDKFIEKDLSINEEIQRLRLRATSSLLSGRRDVIIVSSVSCIYGIGSPSEYEKLILTLNKGQEIPRNTILYDLVDLHYNRNDLDFKRGTFRVRGDVIDVYPAYSDEGLRITQWGDEIESLQLFDVNDGTVHDSVDEFRVYPASHYVTSKARLEQSIEQIREELEWRRKVLVDEEKFLEAKRIEQRTLFDIEMIQEIGYCSGIENYSRYLSARKPGERPYCLLDYFPDDFLVVVDESHQTIPQISAMYGGDRSRKVELVEHGFRLPSALDNRPLTFDEWEGLVNQAIFVSATPSDYELEKSGGVYTEQIIRPTGLMEPEIEIRPLDNQVDDLLSEIQEKVKKKERVLVITLTKRLSEELSEYLKNLGISAAYMHSELNALERIEVLYKFRRGDFDVLVGINLLREGIDIPELSLVAIMDADKEGFLRSETSLFQIVGRAARNVGGKAILYANKMTKSIQKVVDETERRRKVQEEYNEKHGITPETIKKELKPLVDPALISNKSFDFAQGDDDASEEALEIVKVAEDGIQYKASPAMKEVTFESKDKLIEHLRETMIHAAKNMEFEEAARIRDQIGQLEQEL; from the coding sequence ATGTCCCAATTTAAACTTCACTCACCTTACGAACCCGCAGGCGATCAGCCTAGTGCCATAGCTGAACTTACAGAAGGCCTCAATGCGGGAGATAAATTTCAAACTTTGCTGGGAATAACCGGCTCCGGTAAAACGCGTACCGTTGCCAACGTTATTGAAAATGTGGAGAAACCCACCCTGGTAATGAGTCATAATAAAACGCTGGCCGCTCAGCTCTATCGGGAGCTTAGTGACTTTTTCCCCGAGAATCGTGTAGAGTTTTTTATCTCTTACTATGACTATTATCAGCCGGAAGCCTACCTCTCTACACAGGATAAATTCATTGAAAAAGATCTTTCTATCAATGAAGAAATCCAGCGACTGAGGCTTCGGGCGACAAGCTCTTTACTCTCCGGGCGACGGGATGTAATCATTGTTTCTTCAGTGAGTTGTATTTACGGTATTGGCTCACCTTCTGAATATGAGAAATTAATTTTGACCCTGAATAAAGGTCAGGAGATTCCGCGCAATACTATTTTGTATGATTTGGTGGACCTTCATTATAACCGAAATGACCTGGACTTTAAGCGAGGGACTTTCCGGGTTCGGGGTGATGTGATAGATGTCTATCCGGCCTATTCTGACGAAGGACTTCGAATTACACAGTGGGGGGATGAAATTGAATCCCTTCAGCTTTTTGATGTAAACGATGGAACTGTTCATGACTCTGTGGATGAGTTTCGGGTTTATCCTGCTTCACATTATGTGACTTCTAAGGCTAGACTTGAACAATCCATTGAGCAAATTCGAGAAGAATTAGAGTGGCGAAGAAAAGTCCTCGTGGATGAAGAAAAATTTCTGGAAGCTAAACGCATAGAGCAGCGCACCCTTTTTGATATTGAGATGATTCAGGAAATCGGATACTGCTCTGGGATCGAAAACTACTCCCGATATTTAAGTGCCCGAAAGCCCGGCGAACGCCCCTACTGTTTGCTCGATTATTTCCCGGATGATTTTTTGGTGGTTGTAGATGAAAGTCACCAAACTATTCCCCAAATTTCAGCTATGTACGGCGGAGATCGCTCTCGAAAAGTCGAATTGGTTGAACACGGGTTCCGACTACCTTCCGCGCTTGATAACCGTCCACTTACATTTGATGAGTGGGAAGGTTTAGTAAATCAGGCCATTTTTGTAAGTGCTACACCCAGTGATTATGAACTGGAAAAGTCCGGCGGTGTTTATACCGAACAAATTATTCGACCAACCGGGTTGATGGAACCCGAGATTGAAATCCGCCCGCTGGATAACCAGGTGGATGATTTATTGAGTGAAATTCAGGAAAAAGTTAAAAAGAAAGAACGGGTTCTGGTTATTACTTTAACCAAACGGCTTAGTGAAGAGCTCAGTGAATACCTTAAAAACCTTGGCATCAGCGCGGCATATATGCATAGCGAGTTAAATGCCCTTGAAAGAATCGAAGTTTTATATAAATTCCGCCGCGGAGATTTCGATGTTCTCGTTGGAATTAACCTGTTGCGTGAGGGGATTGATATTCCTGAGCTGAGTTTAGTTGCTATTATGGATGCCGACAAGGAAGGCTTTCTTAGATCAGAAACATCATTGTTTCAGATTGTAGGGCGCGCCGCCCGAAATGTTGGCGGAAAAGCCATTTTGTATGCAAACAAAATGACGAAAAGCATCCAAAAGGTAGTAGATGAAACCGAGCGCCGGCGCAAAGTTCAGGAAGAGTATAATGAGAAACATGGAATCACTCCTGAAACCATTAAGAAGGAATTGAAGCCTTTGGTTGACCCGGCATTGATATCTAACAAAAGCTTTGATTTTGCTCAGGGTGACGACGATGCGAGCGAAGAAGCGCTTGAAATTGTTAAAGTTGCTGAGGATGGCATTCAGTATAAAGCCAGTCCGGCGATGAAAGAAGTCACCTTTGAAAGCAAAGACAAGTTAATTGAACATCTCCGGGAAACCATGATTCATGCTGCCAAAAACATGGAGTTTGAGGAGGCGGCCCGAATCAGGGACCAAATCGGACAATTAGAACAAGAATTATAG
- a CDS encoding MarR family transcriptional regulator — protein MGTHYEGSEEDKSTLNAFIKLMRATESMNGRLSRHLSEANLTVSQFGTLEALLHLGPLNQRELGQKLLKSGGNITLVIDNLQKSGMVEKKTDPNDRRAVIISLTKKGRSYIEDFFPQHLGKIKEEFSCLSNKEKEQLGSLCKKLGKKPE, from the coding sequence ACCCTGAATGCATTTATTAAGTTAATGCGTGCCACCGAAAGTATGAACGGGAGGTTGTCTCGCCACCTCTCTGAAGCAAATCTAACGGTGAGTCAGTTTGGCACTCTGGAGGCCTTACTTCATTTAGGTCCTCTTAATCAAAGAGAATTAGGGCAGAAGTTGTTAAAAAGTGGAGGAAATATCACGCTGGTGATTGATAACCTTCAGAAGAGTGGAATGGTTGAAAAGAAAACAGACCCCAATGATCGCAGGGCTGTAATTATCTCGTTAACAAAAAAAGGGCGATCATATATTGAAGACTTTTTCCCACAGCACCTCGGGAAAATTAAGGAAGAGTTTAGCTGCCTCAGTAATAAAGAAAAAGAACAGCTGGGTTCTTTATGCAAAAAACTGGGCAAGAAGCCAGAGTAA